GGCCCGGAATCGGCCACTGGCCCGATTCTGGCTCGACCAGCGGCCGGCGGATGCCCCGGGCCGCCCCGGGCTGGTCGGCCGCCACGTGCTGATCGTGGACGGGGAGGACACCTTCACCGGCATGCTCGCCCATCAGTTGCGGGCCCTCGGTCTCGCCACCGATCTGCGGCCGTGGCACACACCCGGCTCGCTGGACGGGTACGACCTGGTGGTCGTCGGCCCGGGCCCGGGCGATCCCACGGCCGTGGCCGAGCCGAAGATGGTGACGATGCGCGGACTGCTGGCCGGGCAACTCGCCGTTGGGCGGCCGACGCTGGCGGTCTGCCTGGGGCACCAGCTGCTCTGCGGGCTGCTGGGACTGCCCGTGCACCGCCGCGACACTCCCTACCAGGGGCTGCAACGGGAGGTGTCACTCTTCGGTGCGCGGCGGCGGGTCGGCTTCTACTCCACGTTCGCCGCGCGGGCGGACGCCGACCGGCTGGACACCCCGTACGGGCCGGTGGAGCTGGCCCGCGACGACGTCGACGGGACGGTGCACGCGCTGCGCGGCCCGGGCGTCGCCGGGGTGCAGTTCCATCCCGAGTCGGTGCTCAGCGCGGACGGCGTGGACGTCCTCGCCGAGCTGCTCGGTGGCCTGCTGCCCGCACCGACCGCGCCAGGACTGGCGTACCGGGCGTAGTCGGGGCCGCCGCCGCAGGCCCCGGTGGGCGACGACCGGCGGATCGGACGGGCTGAGAGACCCGTCCGGCACCGCCGGTCGGCCGTGCCGTGCCGCCAGGCGGCCGTGCCGCCCCGTGCCGTGCCGCTAGCCGGCCATGCCCGCCCCGTGCCGTGCCGCTAGGCGGCCATGCCCGCCTTCAGCGCGGTGCCGATCTGCACCGCCCGCCGGGCGGTGAGCGCCGCCGCGCCCAGGGCGTTGCTGTCCGGGGCGATCTCACCGTTGTTGCTGGTGTGCGACGCGCCGTACGGGTTGCCGGCGACGAACTGGCTCGGGTCCGTGTAGCCGGGGGTGACCACGATCCCGCCCCAGTGGTAGAAGACCGAGAACAGCGAGGTCAGGGTGGTCTCCTGCCCGCCGTGGGAGGTCGCGGTCGACGTGAAGGCCGAGTAGACCTTGTTGGCCAGCACGCCCTTCGCCCACAGCGGGCCGGTGGTGTCGATGAACTGCTTGAGCTGGGCGGCGACCAGGCCGTACCGGGTGGGCGACCCGAGGATCACCACGTCCGCCCAGTCGAGGTCGTCAGGCTGGGCTTCCGGCACCTCCTGGGTCTCCAGGTGGTGCGCATGCCAGCCGGAGTTGGAGCGGATCGCCTCGTCCGGCGCCAACTCCCGTACCTTACGCAGCCGCACCTCGGCACCGGCGTCGCCGGCGGCCTCGCACACTGCCTTGGCCAACTGGTAGGTGATACCGGTGGCGCTGTAATAGATCACCACGACCTTGGTCTTGGCAGCCATCGGATGCCCTTCTCTTCGACAATCGGGTCAGCCCGGCCGTCTACCCGGTAGTTGCGGCGTCAAACGCTGCCGCGGACGCGCCGACCGTTAGCCGCCGCTCCGGCCGGGGGCAGTGCGGCTCGACGCGCTGGTGGCCACGAACGTCCGGGGGCGGCACTCTGGCGTCCGCTGGGCTTCGAGGACGTCGGGTCGGGTCCCGAAGGGTTTCCGGCACCCCGACGGAGGGTTACGAGGATCTGCTGGTCACGTACCGGCGGTGGTGAATCTGTTCGTCGCCGTGACTCACGACATCCGCACGTTCCGCCGGGACGTGACCGGTGACGGGTCGGCGACCGGAATCATCGCCGCGTCGACGCCGGCGTGGCGGCCGCCGCGACCGACGAACCGACGTGGTCGCGCATCGCCAGCGACGGGAACTGGCGAAGCGCGATCAGGGGCTGGTCGGCGCGGATCGAACGGCAGGCCCGAGCCGGGCCGAGGGGACGGTTCGCGCTTTCCGGATCACATCACGTAGGTCAGGCTGGCCCAGAAGGCGAGGGCGGAGGCGGCCAGTAGCCCACTGACCGTGGTTCCCATCAGGATCAGTGCCGGGTTGACCCGGAGCCGGACGCGTACGAGCAGGTACACACCGGCGGCGGCGATGAAGGCGATCACGGCGAGGTAGACCACGAACAGGAAGCTCGCGGTGACGACGGCCGCGGCTCCGGCCGCGGCCAGTGCGGCCCGCCGTCGGCCGAGATCGCGAAGAAAGAGCAGGTAGGCGGTCATGCCGGTGAGGAGCGCGACCAGCCCCATCACGGCCGGGGCGGCGACCGTGGCGAGGGAGAGCATGAGCAGGAAGCTCGCGGCCACGGCCGCCGCTGTTGCGGCTGCGGCCAGACCGGCGCGCCGCGGCCCGAGGTCACGGAGAAGGACCAGCTGGGTGACGATGCCGGCGAAGATCGCGGTGCCACCGACGAGGATTGCGAAAGACGAGTCCATGGTCCTCCTTCGTGTCTGAGGATTACCCGGCATCCGTGCCTTGGGGAGATCCTATTGACGCGAATGCCGGACGCGCGCCCCGCCGCAGCGGGTCAGCTCGTGCTGGTGCGGTGTCGCCTGAGGTGGTGGAGATCGGCAACTGCCGCGACGAGCCCGATGACCAGAAAGCAGATGATGATCAGCAGCGGCAGCCGGAACGCGAGTGTCCAGGTGCCGGTGCGGTCCAGGCTCTCGAAGAGGGCGGCCCCGACGACGGCGACCCCCAAACCGCCGCCGAACCGCTGCCCGGTCTGGAGCATGCCACCGGCGCTGCCCGCTTCGGCGCGCGGGACCTCGGACAGCGTCAGCGTCTGGTTCGGGGCCACGACCATCCCGCCGCCCACGCCAGCGGCGGCCAACCCACCACCCAGACCGGCCAGCAACAACGGCAACGTCGCCGTGTGCGGTGAGCCCGGGCCGGGCAGGAAGATGTCGACGACGGTCAGCGCGGTGATCCCCACCGCCGCCAGGAGCAGCCCCGCGGCGACCAGCGGGCGACCGATCCGCCCCGCCTTCGCCCCGGCCACGACCGAACCGACGGTTGCGCCCAGGGCCAGTGGGGTGAGCCACAGCGACGTCGGTGACCAGCAACAGCACCGCCACCAGGTCCAGCTTCGGCCGCTCGGCGGACTCGGCGACGGGGAACAGCCGCCACCCCGCGACAGCGACGGTCAGCCCGATCGGAACGTTCAGCAGGAACACCCACCGCCAGCCGAACTCGGTCCCACCGGCCACGATCAGCCCACCACCGAGCAACGGCCCCAACAGCCGGGCGAGACTGACCCCTGCCACCACACGAACGGCAGACCCACAACCGAGCCAGGGAGGACCGCGGAGACGACGCCTGACCCATCTCTATATAGTGGACCGGTGGCGTCGGTCAAGCAGTTCCAGGTTACCTTCGACTGTGCGGAGCCCGAGCGCGTCGCGCGTTTCTGGTGCGAGGTGTTGGGATACGTCGTGCCGCCGCCACCGGAGGGGTTTGCTAGTTGGGACGATTTCGATCGAGCGTTGCCGCCTGAGCGTCAGGGTTCGGAGTTCGCGTGCGTTGATCCCTCAGGTGTGGGCCCGCGACTGTTCTTCCAGCGCGTTCCCGAAGGGAAGGTCGTCAAGAATCGGCTGCATCTTGACGTGCGGGTCGGCACCGGGCTCGTGGGTGAGGAGCGTGTGGCCGCACTTGAGGCCGAGTGCGCACGGCTGGTCCCGCTCGGCGCGGTACGCGTGCGACTACTGCGTGCCGATGGCGTCAACGAGTCGTGCCTCGTGATGCAGGACGTCGAGGGCAACGAGTTCTGCCTCGACTGAGTGGGCGCGCGGACGGGGCGCCGCCGCCAGCCGACTGGCCGCAGTTCGCCTTCACGAAGGGTTCTCCCGAGCGGCCGCGCCGTTGTCACCCACGACGACATGGACCAGGATGTTCACTTATACCGGCACGACTCGAGCGCAAGGCGGCGCGAAACCGGATGCGCCGAGACGTCGACCTGGTCGTTGCGGAGCCCACCGTGCGGATCGAGCCCAACGCCACCGTGCTGCGGGAACAGACGACACCATCACATAGTGGATCGTGAACGATTCGGGGGAAACGAGCTCCACGCGTTCGCGTCGCGTCCCACCGAGTGAGCGGACGGTTACCCACGGCCAGCCGGTGGACTAGCGTTTACCTGCGTGTTGCCACCGATGCCGACGCGCCTCGGCCGACCCTGGCCCGCCCGATCGGTTGGTTTCCGCGCGAAGTCGCACCGCCGGCGCGCCGGTTGGGCAGGATCGTCCCCAACGAGGAGGTGCCGTCGTGCAGGACATCCGCACTCTCGCCCTGTCGTTCGAGGTGAGCGGCCTGCCACCGGTCAAAGCCGAGGCGCTGTCCATCTTCGCCGCCGGGCACCGGCAGGCGACGAGGGTCCGCGCCCTGCTCCAGGCGGCCTGCGAGGCGGCCCAGCGCACCGGCTGGACCCCGCTGTCCGGGCCGGTCGAGGTGGACCTCGTGCTGCGTTGCCCGCCGGGGCACCGCACCTCCGACGCGAGCACCCTGCTCGGCGGGGTGTGCGCGGTGCTCCAGGACAAGAAGCGGGTGGCCAGCATCGGCCTGGCCCACCTCGGCGTCCTGGTGGACGTCGCCCTCTACGACGACGACCGGCAGATCCGGAAGTTGACGTACCGGGAGGAGCCCGCGGAGGACTGCTCGTACGAGGTACGGGTGGCCGCCGTACCGGCCGTGGTTTGACCGACGGCCGTGGTTTGACCGACAGCCACGGTGGGGTACCGCGGTCGCCGAGGAAGGGAGCGCCGATGTCGGATCCACATGTCACGCTGGACCCCCGCGACGCCGTGCAGAGGAAGCTGCGCGGCCCGCTGGAAGACCAGCTGACATCGGCACTCCAGGCCGCGACCGAACGGGTCCGGGCCGGCTACACCGGTGAACCGGTCGAGCAGGTCTGCCAGCGACTGCTGGACGAGACCCGGGCCGGCCTGCACCCCGACATCGCGGCCGGCTTCCAGCCGGACATGGACGAGTTCTGCCGGGTGGCCGTGGCGATCGTGCGCGGCGCCGCCACCTGAGGATCACTTCGACCCGGTCCGGGCCGGCCGCAAGCTGGGAGACCGCCGGTCAGAAGTGCCGGAGCAGGTCCGGGAAGACGGCGAGGTGCAAGACACCCTCGTCACCCCGATCCAACTCGTCGTGCTCGAGCACCCAGGTGTTCTCGTTGGGAATGAACACGGCGTTCATCCCGGCGGCACGGGCCGGCAGGATGTCCGACCTCGGCGAGTTGCCGATCATCCACCCGCGGGACGGGTCGAAGCCGTGCGCGTTCGCCAGCCACCGATAGGTGTCGGCATTCTTCTCCGGCACGATGTGTGCCGCCGTGAAGTGGTGCAGCAGGTCGGACGCGTCGAGCTTGCGCTGCTGCTCCTCCCGCTCGCCCTTGGTGAGCAGCAGCAGCTCGTGCCGGCCGGCCAGGTCGACCAGCGCCTCGGCCACGCCCGGCATCAGCTCCACCCGGTGCTCGACCAGCGCGGTCGCCAGTTCCTCGATCCCGCGCCGCTCGGTGTCGGTGGCCGGGCGCTCCCGCAGGTGCTCGAAGCACTCCCCCAGGCTGCGCAGAAAGACCCTGCTGCCGTAGCCGTGCGCGGCCGCGTTGGCGCGCTCGACGTCGGCGAGGATGGCGCGGATCTCGGCCCGGTCCAGGGTCGGGTGGTCCACCCACGTCAGAAAGTCGTCGACGACCCGCTCGAACACGACATTGTTCTCCCACAGCGTGTCGTCGGCGTCGAAGACCAGCACCTGACCATACCGGCGCGTCACGCCCCGCATCCGTCCCTCCCGTCGTCGGGCCCCGGCCACCGTCGTCGGGCCCCGGCCACCGTAGTCGGCCGGCGGCGTCCGGTCACCCGGGTTCCGAAGCCGTGGTCGGCCCACGTTCCTACCGGCGGCGGGTGAGAATGAGGTCGGCGACCAGGGCGGTCCAGCCGGTCTGGTGCCAGGCGCCGAGGCCGGCGCCGTTGTCGCCGTGGAAGTACTCGGGAAAGGCGATCAGGTCGCGCCAGTCCGGGTGGGTCTGGAAGAGCTGCGCGGCGCCGTAGATCGGTCGCCGGCCCCAGCCGTCCCGAGTGAACAGCGCGATCAGCCGGGCGGACAGGTCGTCGGCGATCTCGTCGAGGCTCGGCTTGACCCCCGAGCGGGTCGGGTACTCCACCTGAAGATCTTCGCCGAAGAACGCGGCGTACTCACGCAGCGCGCCGATCAGCAGGAAGTTGGTCGGAATCCAGATCGGCCCACGCCAGTTGGAGTTGCCGCCGAACAGGCCACTGGTGGACTCGGCCGGCTCGTACCCGACCCGGAACTCCTGGCCGCCGAGCGTCACCGCGAACGGCTTGTCCAGGTGGGCGCGGGAGAGTGTCCGCAGTCCGTACTCGGAGAGGAACTCGTCGGTGTCGAGCATCCGGGCAAGTAGCCGGACGATCTGTTCCGGGCCGACCATGGACAGCAGCCGCTGCTGGCGACCGTCCGGGCCGAGCCGCCGGGTACCGATCACGTCGGCGTACTCGGGGCGGTTGGTGAGGAACCAGCGCAGCCGCGCGCCCAGTTCGGGCAGCTGGTGCAGGGTCTTCGCGGTGAGCCGGGTAACGGCGGCGAGGGGCAGCAGCCCGACCACCGAGCGCACCTTCAGCGGCACCCTCGTCCCGTCGGCCAGCCGCAGCACGTCGTAGAAGAAGGCATCCTCGGCGTCCCACAGGCCCTGCTCGTAGGCCGCCGCGGCGATGTACGCGAAGTGCTCGAAGAACTTCGTCGCGGTGTCCACCCAGGTGCGATCACGCTCGGCGAGCACGATCGCGATGTCGAGCAGGTTGAGCGCGTACATCGCCATCCACCCGGTGCCGTCGGACTGCTCCAGCACCCCGGCCACCGGCAACGCCGCCGACCGGTCGAACGGGCCGACGTTGTCCAGCCCGAGGAAGCCGCCCTCGAAGACGTTGTTGCCGCCGGTGTCCTGGCGGTTGACCCACCAGGTGAAGTTGAGCAGCAGCTTGTGCATCACCCGGGCGAGGAAGGCGTGGTCCCGCCCACCGTCGATCTCGAACACCTTCAGCGCCGCCCAGGCGTGCACCGGCGGGTTCACGTCGCCGAAGGCCCACTCGTACGCCGGGATCTGGCCGTTGGGGTGCAGGTACCACTCGCGCAGCAGGAGCAGCAGCTGCTCCTTGGCGAAACCCGGGTCGACCCGGGCGATGGCCACACAGTGGAACGCCAGGTCCCAGGCGGCGTACCACGGGTACTCCCACGGGTCCGGCATGGAGATCACGTCGAAGCTGGTCATGTGCCACCAGTGGCTGTTGCGCCCGTGCCGGCGCCCGGGCGGCGGGGGCGACGAGCCCGGATCACCCGCCAACCAGCGCTTGACGTCGAAGTGGTAGAACTGCTTGCCCCACATCAGCCCGGCGATCGCCTGCCGGGCGATCAGCGCCTCGTCCGGCGTGACCCCGGCGGGGATCACCCCGGCGAAGAAGCGGTTCGCCTCGGCCCGCCGCGCCCAGACCGCCGAGTCGAAGCCGTCGCCCAGGTCGGCCGGCGGGGGCGGGGTGTCGCCCGGGGGCCGCGCGGTCCGGGTCAGCCGCAGCCGGATCTGCCGCTGCGCGCCGGCCGGCACGCTCAGCACGTAGTGCAGGGCACCCTTGGTGCCCTGCCGCTCCGGGTTGACCGTCGGCGCGCCGCACACCACGTGATCGTTGATCCCGTCCTTCGGGTAGCGGGATCGGCTCGGCAACCCCCACAACCGCTCGGCGTTGGTGTCGTTGTCGCACAGCAGCGGGGTCGGCTCGCCGTCGCCCTCCAGCAGGAGTTGGCCGAGCACCCGGTGCTGCCCGACCAACCGGGTCCCCCGGCCGACGATCCGGGGGAGCCGGTCACCGCCGGGCAGGCCCCACGCCCAGGTGTTGCGGAACCACAGCGTGGGCAGCACGTGCAGGGTTTCGGCCCGGTCGCCCCGGTTGGCGACGGTGATCAGGACGCACATGTCGGTGGGGCTCGCCTTGGCGTAGTC
The sequence above is a segment of the Micromonospora sp. WMMA1363 genome. Coding sequences within it:
- a CDS encoding VOC family protein, giving the protein MASVKQFQVTFDCAEPERVARFWCEVLGYVVPPPPEGFASWDDFDRALPPERQGSEFACVDPSGVGPRLFFQRVPEGKVVKNRLHLDVRVGTGLVGEERVAALEAECARLVPLGAVRVRLLRADGVNESCLVMQDVEGNEFCLD
- the wrbA gene encoding NAD(P)H:quinone oxidoreductase — encoded protein: MAAKTKVVVIYYSATGITYQLAKAVCEAAGDAGAEVRLRKVRELAPDEAIRSNSGWHAHHLETQEVPEAQPDDLDWADVVILGSPTRYGLVAAQLKQFIDTTGPLWAKGVLANKVYSAFTSTATSHGGQETTLTSLFSVFYHWGGIVVTPGYTDPSQFVAGNPYGASHTSNNGEIAPDSNALGAAALTARRAVQIGTALKAGMAA
- a CDS encoding HAD family hydrolase, which produces MRGVTRRYGQVLVFDADDTLWENNVVFERVVDDFLTWVDHPTLDRAEIRAILADVERANAAAHGYGSRVFLRSLGECFEHLRERPATDTERRGIEELATALVEHRVELMPGVAEALVDLAGRHELLLLTKGEREEQQRKLDASDLLHHFTAAHIVPEKNADTYRWLANAHGFDPSRGWMIGNSPRSDILPARAAGMNAVFIPNENTWVLEHDELDRGDEGVLHLAVFPDLLRHF
- a CDS encoding glucosidase, translated to MAAVVKYPGGVEDVRVITDVPPDASAPDPERIRLAQADAGEQEWRAWGPYLSERAWGTVREDYSEHGTAWDYFPHDHARSRAYRWNEDGMAGVCDDRQTFCFALALWNGRDPILKERMFGLGGDGGNHGEDAKDYWWYEDSTPTHSWMRWRYHYPQAVFPYDELVAVNGLRGRDDTEYELVDTGIFDDDRYWAVTVDYAKASPTDMCVLITVANRGDRAETLHVLPTLWFRNTWAWGLPGGDRLPRIVGRGTRLVGQHRVLGQLLLEGDGEPTPLLCDNDTNAERLWGLPSRSRYPKDGINDHVVCGAPTVNPERQGTKGALHYVLSVPAGAQRQIRLRLTRTARPPGDTPPPPADLGDGFDSAVWARRAEANRFFAGVIPAGVTPDEALIARQAIAGLMWGKQFYHFDVKRWLAGDPGSSPPPPGRRHGRNSHWWHMTSFDVISMPDPWEYPWYAAWDLAFHCVAIARVDPGFAKEQLLLLLREWYLHPNGQIPAYEWAFGDVNPPVHAWAALKVFEIDGGRDHAFLARVMHKLLLNFTWWVNRQDTGGNNVFEGGFLGLDNVGPFDRSAALPVAGVLEQSDGTGWMAMYALNLLDIAIVLAERDRTWVDTATKFFEHFAYIAAAAYEQGLWDAEDAFFYDVLRLADGTRVPLKVRSVVGLLPLAAVTRLTAKTLHQLPELGARLRWFLTNRPEYADVIGTRRLGPDGRQQRLLSMVGPEQIVRLLARMLDTDEFLSEYGLRTLSRAHLDKPFAVTLGGQEFRVGYEPAESTSGLFGGNSNWRGPIWIPTNFLLIGALREYAAFFGEDLQVEYPTRSGVKPSLDEIADDLSARLIALFTRDGWGRRPIYGAAQLFQTHPDWRDLIAFPEYFHGDNGAGLGAWHQTGWTALVADLILTRRR